The Apium graveolens cultivar Ventura unplaced genomic scaffold, ASM990537v1 ctg3736, whole genome shotgun sequence genome has a window encoding:
- the LOC141701324 gene encoding putative mitochondrial protein AtMg00860, with protein MAFGLINVPIVFMDLLNRLFKNYLDKFVIAFIDDILIYSKTEVEHMEPLNISLEILRKEKLYTKFSKCEFWLKEVQFLGHVVNSEGIKVDPTKIKAIMNWERPKSTTELRSFLGLARYYRRFVQDFSKIAVPLTKLTRKNEKFVWKNKCEESFQELKKRLVSTPVLVLPDEKGSL; from the coding sequence atggcgtttggatTGATAAATGTGCCAATTGTTTTTATGGATCTTCTGAATCGACTATTTAAGAattacttggacaagttcgtaatAGCATTCAttgacgatattttgatttattcaaagacggaagtGGAACACATGGAACCTTTGAATAtttctttggaaattctgaggaaagagaagTTGTACAcaaagttttctaaatgtgaattttggttaaaggaagttcagtttcTTGGACACGTAGTCAACAGTGAAGGCATCAAAGTAGATCCTACAAAGATCAAAgctattatgaattgggaaagaccaaagagtACAACAGAActaagaagttttctaggattggctaGATATTATCGGCGATTCgttcaagatttttctaagattgcagtTCCACTGACTAAGCTGACAAGGAAAAATGAAAAATTTGTTTGGAAAaataagtgtgaagaaagctttcaggaactaaAGAAAAGATTAGTTTCAACACCAGTATTGGTTCTACCTGATGAGAAAGGGAGTTTGTGA